A stretch of the Equus caballus isolate H_3958 breed thoroughbred chromosome X, TB-T2T, whole genome shotgun sequence genome encodes the following:
- the BEX5 gene encoding protein BEX5 isoform X1: MNHNWGSELTVTWPLGDLEPTHGLVSPSTCGLVVVCGCPPARYFLEGGRACKTGKEEVVEADPDPWQEEEAGKNLNMENVPQESKGREQTPVQNEEEAGHLGGGEGQEPGGNIRGGWAPLAQDLRKDIPNRLFNNIDMIDGDADDMERFMEEMRELRRKIRELQLRYSLRILIGDPPHHDHHDEFCLTP, from the exons ATGAACCATAATTGGGGATCTGAACTCACAGTGACGTGGCCCTTAGGAGACCTAGAACCAACGCATGGATTAGTCTCTCCTTCTACTTGTGGTCTGGTAGTCGTGTGTGGCTGCCCGCCGGCTCGCTATTTCCTTGAAGGCGGGCGAGCCTGTaaaacagggaaggaagaagtcgTAGAAGCTGACCCGGATCCGTGGCAG gaagaagaagcaggaaaaaatctCAACATGGAAAATGTTCCCCAGGAAAGCAAAGGAAGGGAGCAGACCCCAGTGCAGAATGAAGAAGAAGCTGGCCATTTGGGAGGTGGTGAAGGCCAGGAGCCTGGAGGAAATATTAGAGGGGGTTGGGCTCCACTTGCCCAGGATTTGAGAAAGGATATTCCCAACAGGCTTTTCAATAACATTGACATGATAGATGGAGATGCAGATGATATGGAACGGTTCATGGAGGAGATGAGAGAGCTAAGGAGGAAAATTAGGGAGCTTCAGTTGAGGTACAGTCTGCGCATTCTTATAGGAGATCCCCCTCACCATGACCATCATGATGAGTTTTGCCTTACGCCTTGA
- the BEX5 gene encoding protein BEX5 isoform X2, with translation MENVPQESKGREQTPVQNEEEAGHLGGGEGQEPGGNIRGGWAPLAQDLRKDIPNRLFNNIDMIDGDADDMERFMEEMRELRRKIRELQLRYSLRILIGDPPHHDHHDEFCLTP, from the coding sequence ATGGAAAATGTTCCCCAGGAAAGCAAAGGAAGGGAGCAGACCCCAGTGCAGAATGAAGAAGAAGCTGGCCATTTGGGAGGTGGTGAAGGCCAGGAGCCTGGAGGAAATATTAGAGGGGGTTGGGCTCCACTTGCCCAGGATTTGAGAAAGGATATTCCCAACAGGCTTTTCAATAACATTGACATGATAGATGGAGATGCAGATGATATGGAACGGTTCATGGAGGAGATGAGAGAGCTAAGGAGGAAAATTAGGGAGCTTCAGTTGAGGTACAGTCTGCGCATTCTTATAGGAGATCCCCCTCACCATGACCATCATGATGAGTTTTGCCTTACGCCTTGA